The following coding sequences are from one Leptospira mayottensis 200901116 window:
- a CDS encoding carbon starvation protein A, with protein sequence MLPLIVVLVCFLVYFLGYKFYSGYISKSVFDLKDNQEDTPAHKLNDGVDYLPTKPIVLFGHHYASIAGLAPVLGPAVAVIWGWLPAMIWVVFGSIFVGCVHDFGALVVSVRNQGKSIGQVAEDLLGHRARSLFHAIIFFLVALAMGVFVLVLAEMFSADPKAHLKSISADTVNVPVEEKKTSTAAIEVTKKAELTGEVQKLTKTLNEEVHDHPGEIRTEEKPSIRLRSHFPEAVIPSAAIMILAVIMGYLHYKKGMNLTPLTVFSVLATLASMVLGMQDSVLTWVGLNHVETSPSAGTWKYILLFYAFLASVTPVWLLLQSRDYINSFLLYLGIVLIYLGFFVGGVFHNFPSFNAEVIRTESIGFDLIPFVFITIACGAVSGFHALVSSGTTAKQLDKEADARPIGYGGMIGESLLGLSAVIACTIGFTSSEEWSDFYRSWSGIQGLAPQVGAYIYGTGRFLSQIGIPEVFGQGFIALIVISFALTSLDSATRLLRYNIEEIAESTRIFWIQTLVGNRYISSLIACVAIGIFAFMEIEQDGKKKPAGLALWKLFGTTNQLLAGLALLVVTVFLFKSKKKVKVSFIPMLFVLFVTLWAMIRNFLDFLTGPSSNLLLAVIGGTLIVLTLWLLIEAILTWNRIRKA encoded by the coding sequence ATGCTTCCTTTAATAGTCGTTCTTGTTTGTTTTCTTGTTTATTTTCTCGGATATAAATTTTATTCGGGTTATATCTCCAAATCCGTTTTCGATTTGAAAGATAACCAGGAAGACACCCCAGCCCACAAGCTGAATGACGGAGTGGATTACCTTCCGACAAAACCAATCGTCTTATTCGGTCATCATTATGCGTCCATTGCCGGACTTGCTCCCGTGCTCGGACCTGCGGTAGCGGTCATTTGGGGTTGGCTTCCCGCGATGATTTGGGTGGTATTCGGAAGTATTTTCGTGGGTTGTGTACACGATTTCGGAGCTCTTGTGGTTTCGGTTCGTAATCAGGGAAAAAGTATCGGTCAAGTTGCGGAGGATCTTTTAGGTCATCGTGCGAGAAGTTTGTTTCATGCAATCATCTTTTTTCTTGTCGCTTTAGCGATGGGAGTTTTTGTTCTTGTTCTTGCGGAAATGTTTTCTGCAGATCCAAAAGCTCATCTGAAATCCATATCCGCTGACACTGTAAATGTGCCCGTCGAAGAAAAAAAAACTTCCACAGCAGCTATCGAAGTTACGAAGAAGGCCGAACTTACGGGTGAGGTTCAAAAGTTGACTAAAACTCTCAATGAAGAGGTTCACGATCATCCTGGAGAAATCCGAACGGAAGAGAAACCTTCTATCCGATTGAGAAGTCATTTCCCGGAAGCGGTGATTCCGTCTGCGGCGATCATGATCCTAGCGGTGATCATGGGTTATCTACATTACAAAAAAGGAATGAACCTTACGCCCCTTACCGTATTCAGCGTTCTTGCAACTTTGGCTTCGATGGTTTTGGGGATGCAGGATTCGGTTCTAACTTGGGTGGGACTCAACCACGTGGAGACTTCTCCTTCCGCGGGGACTTGGAAATACATTCTTTTATTCTATGCGTTCTTGGCTTCTGTAACTCCAGTTTGGCTGTTGTTGCAAAGTAGGGATTATATCAATTCTTTCCTATTGTATTTGGGAATCGTTTTGATTTATCTGGGTTTTTTTGTGGGAGGAGTTTTTCACAACTTCCCTTCCTTTAATGCAGAAGTAATTCGAACCGAATCTATAGGGTTTGATCTGATTCCGTTTGTGTTCATAACGATTGCTTGCGGAGCTGTTTCGGGATTTCACGCGTTAGTCAGCTCGGGGACGACGGCCAAACAATTGGATAAAGAAGCGGACGCGAGACCGATCGGTTATGGCGGAATGATCGGAGAATCCTTGTTAGGTTTATCTGCGGTCATCGCTTGTACGATCGGCTTCACTTCTTCGGAAGAATGGTCTGATTTTTACCGTTCTTGGTCGGGTATTCAAGGTTTGGCTCCGCAAGTTGGAGCTTACATTTATGGAACCGGAAGATTTTTATCTCAAATCGGAATCCCGGAAGTTTTCGGACAAGGATTTATCGCGCTCATTGTGATTAGTTTCGCATTGACTTCGTTGGATTCTGCGACGAGACTTCTTCGGTACAATATCGAAGAAATTGCAGAATCGACTCGGATTTTTTGGATTCAAACATTGGTAGGCAATAGGTACATTTCCAGTCTGATCGCTTGTGTTGCGATTGGAATCTTTGCGTTTATGGAAATAGAACAAGACGGAAAAAAGAAACCGGCTGGACTCGCGCTTTGGAAACTTTTTGGAACCACGAACCAACTTTTGGCGGGACTGGCACTTTTGGTTGTAACCGTTTTTCTTTTTAAATCGAAGAAAAAGGTCAAAGTATCTTTTATACCGATGTTGTTTGTATTGTTCGTAACACTCTGGGCGATGATTCGAAATTTCTTAGACTTTTTAACCGGACCTTCTTCAAATCTTCTTCTCGCGGTTATAGGAGGAACGTTGATCGTTTTGACGCTTTGGCTTTTGATAGAGGCGATTTTAACTTGGAATCGCATTAGAAAAGCATGA
- a CDS encoding LIC10244 family PerRA/PerRB upregulated protein: MLAHIRPNQLFCTDKDREQSLQTLGMILELSEKCYVFGKYFFIDALNSEEHPFLLKKGFYLMGIGMDAENVSNILKRYIISGNYEGKELLERIIILEGIEAIQKELFISVFLERVASYFGESYQKNFWDFVNQKRKEIDGILLNDFYSEFCSSKPQIDSDVLLSRAFHSFSYNELRTLLKQVSLSDLAEALKNVREKLVLQVMDFLDRESSRWLMKELMRADDSDNGFEKVKEAQLKILGIFASRKEIGHYF, from the coding sequence ATGCTGGCACATATACGACCCAATCAACTTTTTTGCACAGATAAGGATCGAGAGCAAAGTTTACAAACTTTAGGAATGATACTTGAGTTGAGTGAAAAATGTTACGTGTTTGGAAAATACTTTTTTATCGACGCTTTAAATTCCGAAGAACATCCGTTTCTTTTGAAAAAGGGATTCTACCTGATGGGAATCGGAATGGATGCAGAAAATGTTTCCAATATTTTAAAAAGATATATCATTTCGGGAAACTACGAAGGAAAAGAACTTTTAGAAAGGATCATCATACTTGAAGGAATAGAAGCGATTCAGAAGGAACTTTTTATATCCGTTTTTTTAGAAAGGGTAGCGTCTTATTTTGGCGAATCCTATCAAAAGAATTTTTGGGATTTCGTAAATCAGAAAAGAAAAGAGATCGATGGAATTCTTTTGAACGATTTTTACTCGGAGTTTTGTAGCTCCAAACCTCAAATTGATTCTGATGTTCTTTTGAGCAGGGCGTTTCATTCTTTTTCGTATAATGAACTGAGGACTTTATTGAAACAAGTAAGTCTTTCGGATCTGGCGGAAGCTTTGAAGAATGTACGGGAAAAACTTGTGCTTCAAGTGATGGATTTTCTTGATAGAGAATCCTCCCGTTGGCTGATGAAAGAATTGATGAGAGCGGACGATTCTGATAATGGCTTTGAAAAAGTGAAGGAGGCTCAATTAAAGATTCTCGGTATTTTTGCCTCTAGAAAGGAAATAGGTCACTATTTTTGA
- a CDS encoding J domain-containing protein, whose translation MKKELMNGFARVENQEVGSMQTQSFDQIRSSLEDIIFEIQSGCTNCEWYIPVEKIISALNIRKEDYYRIFYNLRNDVHFSPKAAAGFNETHADSLIQLLSKILKIEGIGEEFAKNGIYFNDNYLAELQIGLKETIQTRLEKHELDRELLLLLSSATLDFDDAFDSYFDDKFNFERIVENEISDFIELKSIQNDYGADVFLKNHIFSILNTKVFHLREITREYRDRAYYDLFGSFRKKPKKKKNVSVFQEMDPETQRHLDVLGFDAPCTLEELKKRFKELIKKYHPDINKDGLEMTQKIIASYNFLIMRMS comes from the coding sequence TTGAAAAAAGAATTGATGAACGGATTTGCAAGGGTGGAAAATCAGGAAGTGGGGAGTATGCAGACTCAAAGTTTCGATCAAATCCGTTCCTCTTTAGAGGATATTATTTTTGAGATTCAATCCGGATGTACGAATTGCGAATGGTACATTCCGGTAGAAAAAATCATCTCAGCCTTAAATATCCGCAAAGAAGACTATTATAGAATTTTTTACAATCTCAGAAACGACGTTCACTTCTCTCCCAAAGCTGCTGCGGGTTTTAACGAAACTCACGCAGATTCTCTCATTCAACTTCTCTCAAAAATCTTGAAGATAGAGGGGATCGGAGAAGAATTTGCAAAAAATGGAATATATTTCAACGACAATTATCTCGCAGAACTTCAAATCGGTCTGAAGGAAACGATTCAGACCCGTTTGGAAAAACACGAACTAGATCGGGAACTACTTCTGCTTTTATCGTCCGCAACTTTGGATTTCGACGATGCCTTCGATTCTTACTTCGACGACAAATTCAATTTCGAAAGGATTGTAGAAAACGAAATCTCAGATTTTATCGAACTGAAATCGATTCAAAACGATTACGGGGCCGATGTCTTTTTAAAAAATCATATTTTTTCTATCTTAAATACCAAAGTTTTTCATCTTCGTGAGATTACGAGAGAATACAGAGACAGGGCGTATTACGACCTATTTGGAAGTTTTCGCAAAAAACCGAAAAAGAAAAAAAACGTTTCCGTATTTCAAGAGATGGATCCGGAAACTCAGAGACATCTGGACGTTCTCGGATTCGATGCACCTTGTACATTAGAAGAATTGAAAAAACGATTCAAAGAATTGATTAAAAAATATCACCCCGATATCAACAAAGATGGACTTGAAATGACTCAAAAAATCATCGCTTCGTACAATTTTCTGATCATGAGGATGAGTTAG
- a CDS encoding HPP family protein: MFFWVTRGISEVYIPPVQPEIIRRLHSIAPSPLVKKPESEQDTERKNRTKKVGEEISAEYKTSSSLGNIRHGDSISFLTAKDLMTSPVVGFLESDPISRAQDIFIQKRFRHVPVLDGENTLCGIISDRDWMRWKLEHISEVELGKTIGKIMKTRVLSVRIQAGIGEIAKVLFEERIGCLPVINDSFQVIGIITRSDVLRAILRINEREFLA, translated from the coding sequence TTGTTTTTTTGGGTGACGAGAGGAATTTCCGAAGTTTATATCCCTCCGGTTCAACCCGAAATCATTCGTCGACTGCATTCGATTGCACCTTCTCCTCTCGTTAAAAAACCGGAATCGGAACAAGACACTGAACGAAAAAACAGAACAAAAAAAGTGGGAGAAGAAATCAGCGCCGAATACAAGACCTCCTCTTCTTTAGGAAATATCCGACATGGAGACTCCATTTCCTTTTTGACAGCAAAGGATTTGATGACTTCTCCGGTGGTAGGATTTTTGGAATCAGATCCGATCTCAAGAGCGCAAGACATTTTCATTCAAAAACGTTTTCGTCACGTTCCCGTACTTGATGGGGAAAATACGTTATGCGGCATTATATCAGATCGGGATTGGATGCGTTGGAAATTGGAACATATATCGGAGGTCGAACTCGGCAAGACGATCGGTAAAATCATGAAAACCAGAGTCCTTTCCGTGCGGATCCAAGCAGGAATCGGGGAAATTGCGAAAGTTCTTTTCGAAGAAAGAATCGGATGTCTTCCCGTAATAAACGATTCGTTTCAAGTGATCGGAATCATTACGAGAAGTGACGTTTTACGCGCAATTTTAAGAATTAACGAAAGAGAGTTTTTAGCCTAG
- a CDS encoding NUDIX hydrolase, translating to MKYCSSCGSSVVYKIPEGDNRSRYVCDNCGTIHYQNPKIVVGSIPIWENRILLCKRAIEPRKGYWTLPAGFLENRETVEEGAVRETQEEANAEIRIVGLQSIYSIPHISQIYMFFLADLVDGRFSVSLESEEVKLFSINEIPWEELAFSSVYFALREYVDSPVKNSLHLGNTRNRKNFSKES from the coding sequence ATGAAATACTGTAGTTCTTGCGGATCGTCCGTCGTTTATAAAATACCGGAAGGAGACAATCGATCTAGATACGTCTGCGATAATTGTGGAACGATTCATTATCAAAATCCGAAAATTGTAGTCGGGAGTATTCCGATTTGGGAGAATCGGATTTTGCTTTGCAAACGAGCGATCGAACCCAGAAAAGGATACTGGACCTTACCCGCCGGATTTCTGGAAAACAGGGAAACCGTGGAGGAAGGTGCTGTTCGGGAAACTCAGGAAGAGGCGAATGCAGAAATTAGAATCGTAGGACTTCAGAGTATTTACAGTATTCCTCATATCAGTCAGATTTATATGTTTTTCTTAGCGGATTTGGTGGATGGACGGTTCTCCGTAAGCCTTGAGTCCGAGGAAGTGAAACTTTTTTCCATAAATGAAATTCCTTGGGAAGAATTGGCCTTTAGTTCGGTTTATTTTGCTCTTAGGGAATACGTGGATTCTCCCGTTAAGAACTCGCTTCACTTGGGAAACACGAGGAACCGTAAGAACTTTTCGAAGGAATCCTGA